A single genomic interval of Spirosoma taeanense harbors:
- a CDS encoding sodium-translocating pyrophosphatase, producing the protein MNNSLYIVPFLGLVGLAVMFAKFVWVSRQDAGDARMQEIASYIADGAIAFLKAEWRVLIIFGIIVAALLSFAGAQVENSSWVIGIAFAFGAFTSALAGYIGMKIATKANVRTAHAARTSLKRALDVSFTGGSVMGIGVAGLAVLGLSVLFIILYNLYVAESGDVNGLPMERALEVLAGFSLGAESIALFARVGGGIYTKAADVGADLVGKVEAGIPEDDPRNPATIADNVGDNVGDVAGMGADLFGSYVATILATMVLGREIQIPAADNITGHAPIVLPVLIAGLGLIFSILACYLVRVKDDNGSVQGALNLGNWGSIILTVIASYFLVGVVLPDVTMEIRGVEFARIDVFYAILTGLIVGALMSTITEYYTAMGRRPVMSIIRQSATGAATNIIGGLSVGMESTVLPILVLAGGIYTSYHFAGLYGVAISAAGMMATTAMQLAIDAFGPIADNAGGIAEMSYLPEEVRGRTDILDAVGNTTAATGKGFAIASAALTALALFAAFVGISGISAIDIYKADVLSGLFVGAMIPFIFSSLAIAAVGRAAMKMVEEVRRQFREIPGILEGTGKPEYEKCVAISTQASIREMVLPGAIALSVPVIVGFIFGPEVLGGLLAGVTVSGVLMGIFQNNAGGAWDNAKKSFEKGVEINGQMYYKKSEPHKASVTGDTVGDPFKDTSGPSMNILIKLMSIVSLVIAPYIAVPSSDIPGSAREGKRAAGTEVPLEESTAADNDTVSTPNRGLQSQPEERP; encoded by the coding sequence ATGAACAATAGTCTTTACATCGTCCCATTTCTGGGGCTGGTGGGCCTGGCGGTTATGTTTGCCAAATTTGTTTGGGTTTCCCGGCAGGACGCCGGTGATGCCCGGATGCAGGAAATTGCATCGTACATCGCCGATGGAGCCATTGCCTTTCTCAAAGCGGAATGGCGCGTACTTATTATTTTTGGAATTATTGTCGCGGCTCTGCTATCGTTTGCGGGGGCGCAGGTTGAAAATTCATCGTGGGTCATTGGCATCGCGTTTGCCTTCGGTGCCTTTACGTCTGCTCTGGCGGGCTACATCGGCATGAAGATCGCCACTAAAGCTAATGTACGCACGGCCCATGCCGCCCGCACCAGCCTGAAGCGGGCGCTGGACGTATCCTTTACCGGAGGGTCTGTCATGGGGATCGGCGTGGCTGGTCTGGCTGTGCTGGGGTTAAGTGTTCTCTTCATCATTTTATATAATCTTTACGTCGCTGAATCGGGCGATGTCAACGGCCTGCCGATGGAACGGGCGCTGGAAGTTCTGGCCGGGTTTTCGCTCGGGGCCGAATCCATTGCCTTGTTTGCCCGCGTGGGTGGTGGTATTTACACCAAAGCCGCCGACGTAGGTGCCGACCTGGTGGGTAAAGTGGAAGCCGGTATTCCGGAAGATGACCCGCGTAACCCCGCTACGATTGCCGACAACGTAGGTGATAACGTGGGCGACGTGGCGGGTATGGGTGCTGACCTGTTCGGCTCATACGTGGCTACCATTCTGGCAACGATGGTGCTGGGCCGCGAAATTCAAATTCCCGCAGCGGATAACATCACGGGCCACGCGCCGATCGTGCTGCCGGTGCTGATTGCCGGACTAGGACTGATTTTCTCTATTCTGGCCTGCTATCTGGTGCGCGTGAAAGACGATAACGGAAGTGTTCAGGGCGCCCTGAACCTCGGCAACTGGGGCTCGATCATCCTGACGGTCATTGCGTCCTATTTCCTGGTTGGAGTTGTCCTGCCTGACGTAACGATGGAGATACGGGGCGTTGAGTTTGCGCGGATAGATGTGTTCTACGCCATTCTGACGGGTCTGATTGTAGGCGCGCTGATGTCCACCATTACGGAATATTATACCGCTATGGGACGTCGGCCGGTGATGTCCATCATTCGTCAGTCGGCAACGGGTGCCGCGACCAACATCATCGGCGGTCTGTCGGTCGGTATGGAATCAACGGTATTGCCAATACTGGTGCTGGCGGGCGGTATCTATACCTCGTATCATTTTGCCGGTCTGTATGGCGTGGCTATCTCGGCGGCCGGTATGATGGCGACCACGGCTATGCAGCTGGCTATTGACGCCTTCGGTCCAATTGCCGATAATGCCGGGGGTATTGCTGAAATGAGTTACCTGCCCGAGGAGGTTCGGGGCCGTACCGATATTCTGGATGCGGTGGGCAACACGACGGCAGCAACCGGTAAAGGGTTCGCCATTGCCTCGGCTGCTCTGACGGCCTTAGCTCTTTTTGCCGCGTTTGTCGGTATTTCGGGTATTTCGGCCATTGATATTTATAAAGCCGACGTGTTGTCTGGCCTGTTTGTGGGGGCCATGATTCCGTTTATTTTCTCCTCACTGGCCATTGCCGCTGTGGGTCGGGCCGCGATGAAAATGGTGGAGGAAGTACGTCGGCAATTCCGCGAGATCCCGGGAATTCTGGAAGGAACGGGCAAGCCAGAATACGAAAAATGCGTAGCTATTTCCACCCAGGCGTCTATCCGCGAGATGGTGCTGCCGGGTGCTATTGCCCTGTCGGTGCCGGTGATTGTCGGCTTTATTTTTGGTCCTGAAGTACTTGGTGGCCTGCTGGCGGGCGTAACAGTTTCGGGCGTATTGATGGGTATTTTCCAGAACAATGCCGGGGGCGCCTGGGATAACGCCAAGAAGTCGTTTGAGAAAGGCGTAGAAATTAATGGGCAGATGTACTACAAGAAGTCGGAGCCGCACAAGGCATCGGTAACGGGCGATACCGTCGGTGATCCATTTAAAGATACGTCGGGTCCCTCAATGAACATCCTGATTAAACTGATGTCGATTGTGTCGCTGGTTATTGCGCCGTATATCGCCGTGCCCTCTTCTGATATTCCGGGTTCGGCCCGGGAAGGAAAGCGGGCGGCCGGTACGGAGGTGCCGCTGGAAGAATCAACGGCCGCCGACAATGATACAGTCAGTACGCCCAATCGGGGACTCCAGAGCCAGCCGGAGGAACGTCCCTAA